A region of Anticarsia gemmatalis isolate Benzon Research Colony breed Stoneville strain chromosome 10, ilAntGemm2 primary, whole genome shotgun sequence DNA encodes the following proteins:
- the LOC142976024 gene encoding uncharacterized protein LOC142976024 isoform X2, which produces MESFLRLVVPIPKAEPADTNKRCGPVLGGGTGPEPEPPQPLVTREPSVSLLRWDRGPVTTVPTERRRTEPVSLATLEKDCFVIPAHALDRFLPDGVPLPVPPPTPEKGMTTKTAQNSLSILEIADPKLCILAHLMSPLEPIEPILESPLAKPLIRQKAAAGELLNEVAQANTAVGGMLLANMEKNAEFPFISYYVINTTQTDPLLFYNNMRCASLNKFDPKTIRYSAAHTLDLYSEVAMICRPPFNDLAGGPKKSHTPTTGFIISVYKVFEGDDGERFERNWLYWTGARMLYRHLPHTVGLRKIALHKSVAAHGDKMYLLVCECANLMDDLSGAAMLVTALRARLCGYTGLYRPIQTF; this is translated from the exons AAAGATGCGGTCCAGTACTTGGCGGAGGGACAGGTCCGGAGCCGGAGCCCCCTCAGCCGCTGGTGACGAGGGAGCCGTCGGTGTCCTTGCTGCGATGGGACCGGGGCCCCGTGACCACGGTCCCGACGGAGCGCCGCCGAACAGAGCCGGTGTCGCTGGCCACGCTCGAGAAAGACTGCTTCGTCATACCAGCGCACGCACTTGATCGGTTCTTGCCTGATGGTGTGCCG CTTCCAGTACCGCCTCCAACGCCAGAAAAAGGAATGACTACAAAGACTGCACAAAACTCCCTTAGCATCCTCGAAATAGCCGACCCTAAACTATGTATATTAGCTCATCTCATGAGCCCTTTGGAACCGATAGAGCCAATCCTAGAATCACCGCTTGCCAAACCTCTGATAAGGCAAAAGGCAGCCGCAGGGGAGCTGTTGAACGAAGTGGCGCAGGCTAACACGGCCGTTGGAGGGATGTTGTTGGCGAACATGGAGAAAAATGCGGAATTCCCTTTCATATCTTACTATGTGATAAATACAACGCAAACGGACCCTTTGCTATTCTACAACAATATGAGATGTGCTTCCTTGAACAAGTTTGACCCGAAGACGATAAGATACTCAGCGGCGCATACCCTAGACTTGTATAGTGAAGTAGCGATGATCTGTAGACCTCCGTTCAACGACCTCGCCGGTGGACCGAAGAAGTCGCACACTCCCACCACCGGTTTTATCATTAGTGTTTATAAG GTTTTCGAGGGTGATGATGGTGAACGGTTCGAAAGAAACTGGTTGTACTGGACAGGAGCTCGAATGTTGTACCGACATTTGCCACATACGGTGGGCCTGAGGAAGATAGCTTTACACAAATCGGTAGCTGCGCATGGTGACAAGATGTACCTGCTGGTCTGCGAGTGTGCCAACTTGATGGACGACTTGTCGGGAGCGGCGATGTTGGTGACGGCGCTGAGGGCGCGACTGTGCGGCTACACCGGCCTCTACAGACCGATACAGACTTTCTAG
- the LOC142976078 gene encoding cytochrome c oxidase assembly factor 5 — MVSFAPDEVGLADKSPCAGIRADLKLCLLASDCCRKDKKTPRECLKDGSVPDECAQLRQSFFECKRSLLDTRRRFRGHKGY, encoded by the exons ATGGTTTCGTTTGCTCCTGATGAGGTCGGCTTAGCTGACAAGTCGCCATGCGCCGGTATCAGAGCAGATCTTAAGCTATGTTTACTTGCCAGTGATTGCTGTAGAAAG GACAAGAAAACACCAAGGGAATGTCTAAAGGATGGCTCAGTACCAGATGAGTGTGCTCAACTACGTCAAAGCTTTTTTGAATGCAAAAGATCACTT cTCGACACAAGGAGAAGGTTTCGTGGTCACAAAGGGTACTGA
- the LOC142976024 gene encoding uncharacterized protein LOC142976024 isoform X1, protein MNLMFRKNFSGEKTLGSSGGGGKARGALGAGRNAKRRDRERYSCMEEHHYKTHIFFSAAPRASTQYNDITERCGPVLGGGTGPEPEPPQPLVTREPSVSLLRWDRGPVTTVPTERRRTEPVSLATLEKDCFVIPAHALDRFLPDGVPLPVPPPTPEKGMTTKTAQNSLSILEIADPKLCILAHLMSPLEPIEPILESPLAKPLIRQKAAAGELLNEVAQANTAVGGMLLANMEKNAEFPFISYYVINTTQTDPLLFYNNMRCASLNKFDPKTIRYSAAHTLDLYSEVAMICRPPFNDLAGGPKKSHTPTTGFIISVYKVFEGDDGERFERNWLYWTGARMLYRHLPHTVGLRKIALHKSVAAHGDKMYLLVCECANLMDDLSGAAMLVTALRARLCGYTGLYRPIQTF, encoded by the exons ATGAATTTGATGTTTCGGAAGAACTTCAGCGGGGAAAAGACCCTCGGGTCGAGCGGGGGTGGGGGCAAGGCGAGGGGAGCTCTAGGCGCAGGGAGGAACGCCAAACGTCGCGACCGGGAACGATACTCCTGCATGGAGGAGCACCACTACAAGACCCACATATTCTTCTCGGCGGCGCCCAGGGCCAGTACTCAGTACAACGACATCACAG AAAGATGCGGTCCAGTACTTGGCGGAGGGACAGGTCCGGAGCCGGAGCCCCCTCAGCCGCTGGTGACGAGGGAGCCGTCGGTGTCCTTGCTGCGATGGGACCGGGGCCCCGTGACCACGGTCCCGACGGAGCGCCGCCGAACAGAGCCGGTGTCGCTGGCCACGCTCGAGAAAGACTGCTTCGTCATACCAGCGCACGCACTTGATCGGTTCTTGCCTGATGGTGTGCCG CTTCCAGTACCGCCTCCAACGCCAGAAAAAGGAATGACTACAAAGACTGCACAAAACTCCCTTAGCATCCTCGAAATAGCCGACCCTAAACTATGTATATTAGCTCATCTCATGAGCCCTTTGGAACCGATAGAGCCAATCCTAGAATCACCGCTTGCCAAACCTCTGATAAGGCAAAAGGCAGCCGCAGGGGAGCTGTTGAACGAAGTGGCGCAGGCTAACACGGCCGTTGGAGGGATGTTGTTGGCGAACATGGAGAAAAATGCGGAATTCCCTTTCATATCTTACTATGTGATAAATACAACGCAAACGGACCCTTTGCTATTCTACAACAATATGAGATGTGCTTCCTTGAACAAGTTTGACCCGAAGACGATAAGATACTCAGCGGCGCATACCCTAGACTTGTATAGTGAAGTAGCGATGATCTGTAGACCTCCGTTCAACGACCTCGCCGGTGGACCGAAGAAGTCGCACACTCCCACCACCGGTTTTATCATTAGTGTTTATAAG GTTTTCGAGGGTGATGATGGTGAACGGTTCGAAAGAAACTGGTTGTACTGGACAGGAGCTCGAATGTTGTACCGACATTTGCCACATACGGTGGGCCTGAGGAAGATAGCTTTACACAAATCGGTAGCTGCGCATGGTGACAAGATGTACCTGCTGGTCTGCGAGTGTGCCAACTTGATGGACGACTTGTCGGGAGCGGCGATGTTGGTGACGGCGCTGAGGGCGCGACTGTGCGGCTACACCGGCCTCTACAGACCGATACAGACTTTCTAG